One region of Hymenobacter sediminicola genomic DNA includes:
- a CDS encoding vWA domain-containing protein: MNKMFRVRHWLWLVIMWLALPCHAQNVPPAKPRVTRILFLLDASGSMLAPWEGRPRMEVAKSLLAKMVDSLNAYPNLELGLRAYGHMHGREENNCEDSKLEVPFAPKNAGAIKARLKSIEPKGNTPITYSLLQSAGDFPTDKTARNVLILITDGLESCKGDPCATSVALQRKHVFLKPFVIGIGAEREFGKQLECLGQYYNAADVKTFRTILNDVVAQTLAKTTVAINLTDAGGKPVESNVNMTFLNNITGQPEYNYVHYRDAQGKPDALDIDALQSYDLVINTVPPVRQENLPIKPGKANVLTYKTPQGTLWLQSPNMTANPYGKVQAVVRARGSAATVVALPFGTRQKLLAGDYEVEVLTLPRQTHRLTVKQGQEATITYPAPGTLNIISDLKGYGSIYALNDDETQTWVYNLPDGGSSKVNVPMQPGAYRLIFRTTNATGSKFTDVRNFTIRSGQTSSVSIFGK, encoded by the coding sequence ATGAACAAGATGTTCCGAGTACGGCATTGGTTGTGGCTGGTCATTATGTGGCTGGCCCTCCCTTGCCATGCCCAGAACGTGCCGCCGGCCAAGCCCCGCGTCACGCGCATTTTGTTTCTGCTGGATGCTTCGGGTTCGATGCTGGCGCCCTGGGAAGGCCGGCCGCGCATGGAGGTGGCCAAGAGTCTGCTGGCCAAAATGGTGGACTCGCTCAACGCGTATCCCAACCTGGAGCTGGGGCTGCGCGCCTACGGGCACATGCACGGCCGCGAGGAAAACAACTGCGAAGACTCGAAGCTGGAAGTGCCGTTTGCGCCGAAGAATGCCGGTGCTATCAAGGCCCGGCTCAAGTCCATCGAGCCGAAGGGCAACACGCCCATTACCTACTCGCTGCTCCAGTCGGCCGGCGACTTCCCAACTGATAAAACAGCGCGCAACGTCTTGATTTTGATTACTGACGGCCTCGAATCGTGCAAGGGCGACCCGTGCGCTACGTCGGTGGCACTGCAGCGCAAGCACGTGTTTCTCAAGCCGTTTGTGATTGGAATCGGGGCCGAACGGGAGTTTGGCAAACAGCTTGAATGCCTGGGGCAATACTACAACGCCGCCGACGTCAAGACCTTCCGCACCATTCTCAACGATGTAGTAGCACAGACGCTGGCCAAAACTACTGTGGCCATCAACCTAACGGATGCGGGCGGCAAGCCGGTGGAGTCGAACGTGAACATGACGTTCCTCAACAACATCACTGGCCAGCCCGAATACAATTACGTGCACTACCGCGACGCCCAAGGCAAACCCGATGCCCTCGACATCGACGCGCTGCAGAGTTACGATTTGGTGATAAATACGGTGCCGCCCGTGCGGCAGGAAAACCTGCCCATCAAGCCTGGCAAGGCCAACGTACTGACCTACAAAACACCCCAGGGCACGCTCTGGCTGCAAAGCCCCAACATGACGGCCAACCCCTATGGCAAGGTGCAGGCTGTGGTACGGGCCCGGGGCAGCGCGGCCACCGTAGTGGCTCTGCCCTTCGGGACGCGGCAGAAGCTGCTGGCCGGCGACTACGAAGTGGAGGTCCTGACGTTGCCCCGCCAGACGCACCGCCTCACGGTGAAGCAGGGCCAGGAAGCCACCATCACGTATCCGGCGCCCGGCACGCTCAACATCATTTCGGACCTGAAAGGCTACGGCAGCATCTACGCCCTCAACGACGACGAAACCCAGACGTGGGTGTACAACCTGCCTGATGGCGGCAGCAGCAAGGTAAATGTGCCCATGCAGCCGGGAGCCTACCGCCTCATCTTCCGCACCACCAACGCCACCGGCAGCAAGTTCACCGACGTGCGCAACTTCACCATCCGCTCGGGCCAGACCAGCTCGGTGAGCATTTTCGGGAAATGA
- a CDS encoding DUF481 domain-containing protein gives MRISARLIFLFSLLHSLTSRAQAQRPDTTIIRYAGQLSGQYTSGGVNRTLLATTHNVTFLRGQHFGAPVNGSFSYGKQEKLLKEREFLFNATPYYWKGHFRAYGIGGYERSNLRGITGRVQLGLGPGWAFYTDSLGREVSLSNLFIREATYFQDGSERIVSRSSLRLKLVYSYRVFSLNSTTFYQPNLSGFDDYRVNQLTSLALRFTPRFAITANYIYTFESRVLEGKPRDNTNLTVGVAFSTK, from the coding sequence ATGCGCATTTCTGCCCGACTGATTTTCCTGTTCTCACTGCTCCATTCGCTCACTTCCAGAGCCCAGGCCCAGCGCCCCGATACCACCATTATTCGGTACGCCGGGCAGCTTTCCGGCCAGTACACCTCAGGTGGCGTAAACCGGACTCTACTTGCTACCACGCACAACGTTACGTTTCTGCGGGGGCAGCACTTCGGGGCGCCAGTGAATGGCAGCTTTTCCTACGGCAAGCAGGAGAAGCTGCTCAAGGAGCGGGAGTTTCTGTTCAATGCCACGCCTTACTATTGGAAGGGCCACTTCCGCGCGTACGGCATCGGAGGCTACGAGCGGAGCAACCTGCGCGGCATTACGGGGCGCGTGCAATTGGGCTTGGGGCCGGGCTGGGCGTTCTACACCGATTCGCTGGGGCGGGAAGTGTCGTTGAGCAATCTGTTTATCCGGGAGGCGACTTACTTTCAGGATGGCTCAGAGCGCATCGTGTCGCGCAGTTCATTGCGGCTGAAGCTGGTGTACTCGTATCGGGTCTTTTCGCTGAATTCAACGACATTTTACCAGCCCAACCTTAGCGGCTTCGACGACTACCGGGTGAACCAGCTGACCTCCCTGGCCCTGCGCTTCACGCCCCGCTTCGCCATCACGGCCAACTATATCTATACCTTCGAGAGCCGCGTGCTGGAAGGCAAGCCCCGCGACAACACCAACCTGACAGTAGGTGTGGCATTCAGCACGAAGTAG
- a CDS encoding transketolase, which produces MSQVTPLAPTPETHAPSATTSVAELKQIAAQVRRDIVRMVHAVNSGHPGGSLGCTDLLVALYFKVMKHTPQPFDMDGTGQDLFFLSNGHISPVFYSVLARSGYFPVSELSTFRKLNSRLQGHPATHEHLPGIRVASGSLGQGLSVAVGAAQAKKLNNDDRTVYVLMGDGELEEGQVWEAAMYAPHHKVNNLIAFVDRNGQQIDGPTEKIGGLGDLRAKFEAFNWQVVETDGNDLEKLLATIEEAQGLLSNGRPVMVLMDTQMGYGVDFMMGSHKWHGVAPNDEQLEKALQQLIVDTASDY; this is translated from the coding sequence ATGTCGCAGGTCACGCCCCTCGCTCCTACCCCCGAAACGCATGCTCCTTCCGCCACCACCTCGGTAGCTGAGCTGAAACAGATTGCCGCGCAGGTGCGCCGCGACATCGTGCGCATGGTACACGCTGTCAATTCGGGCCATCCCGGCGGTTCGCTCGGCTGCACCGACCTGCTGGTGGCGCTGTATTTCAAGGTGATGAAGCACACGCCCCAGCCGTTTGATATGGACGGCACCGGGCAGGACCTGTTTTTCCTTTCCAACGGCCACATTTCGCCGGTTTTCTACTCGGTGCTGGCCCGCTCGGGCTACTTCCCGGTGAGCGAGCTGTCCACGTTCCGCAAGCTGAACTCGCGGCTGCAGGGCCACCCCGCCACCCACGAGCACCTGCCCGGCATTCGGGTAGCGTCCGGCTCACTGGGCCAGGGCCTGAGCGTGGCCGTAGGTGCCGCCCAGGCCAAGAAGCTCAACAACGACGACCGCACAGTGTACGTGCTAATGGGCGACGGCGAGCTGGAAGAAGGCCAGGTGTGGGAAGCGGCCATGTACGCCCCGCACCACAAGGTCAACAACCTGATTGCCTTCGTAGACCGCAACGGCCAGCAGATTGACGGCCCCACCGAGAAAATTGGGGGCCTCGGCGACCTGCGCGCCAAGTTTGAGGCCTTCAACTGGCAGGTGGTGGAAACCGACGGCAACGACCTGGAGAAACTACTGGCGACCATTGAGGAGGCGCAGGGCCTGCTCAGCAACGGCCGCCCCGTGATGGTGCTCATGGACACGCAGATGGGCTATGGCGTCGACTTCATGATGGGCTCGCACAAGTGGCACGGCGTGGCCCCGAACGACGAGCAGCTGGAAAAAGCCCTGCAGCAGCTCATCGTCGATACGGCTTCGGACTACTAG
- a CDS encoding lipocalin family protein, translated as MANLLKRRRPVLFTVLGAAVATGVAAYAYTRRQLHAPLETVPHVDLHKYMGLWYEVARLPIRYEKDCQHVTAQYKLRPDGKVSVRNTCHKEGLNGPAEVANGTARVVDAATNAKLKVSFFWPFEGDYWVLDLDHSDYRYALVGTPSRENLWLLSRTPHMERNRRDMLVGKARDLGFNVDQLIFTPQPIDGKP; from the coding sequence ATGGCTAACCTACTCAAACGCCGCCGTCCGGTATTATTCACTGTGTTAGGCGCTGCCGTAGCTACGGGCGTAGCGGCCTACGCCTACACCCGTCGGCAACTGCACGCCCCCTTGGAAACTGTGCCGCACGTAGACCTGCACAAGTACATGGGGCTCTGGTATGAAGTAGCTCGGCTGCCTATCCGCTACGAAAAAGACTGCCAGCACGTCACGGCCCAGTACAAGCTCCGGCCCGATGGCAAGGTGAGTGTGCGCAATACCTGCCACAAGGAAGGCCTCAACGGGCCCGCTGAAGTGGCCAATGGCACCGCCCGCGTGGTAGACGCTGCTACCAATGCCAAGCTGAAAGTGAGTTTCTTCTGGCCCTTCGAGGGCGACTACTGGGTGCTGGACCTCGACCATTCCGACTACCGCTACGCCCTGGTGGGCACCCCCAGCCGCGAAAACCTGTGGCTGCTGAGCCGCACGCCCCACATGGAGCGCAACCGCCGCGACATGCTCGTGGGTAAGGCCCGGGACCTGGGTTTCAACGTGGATCAGCTGATTTTTACGCCGCAGCCCATCGACGGCAAGCCGTAG
- a CDS encoding transketolase family protein: MKDFPYTESKDTRSGFGAGLQELGRTNPNVVALCADLIGSLKMDAFIKDNPERFFQVGIAEANMMGLAAGLTIGGKIPFTGTFANFSTGRVYDQIRQSIAYSNKNVKICASHAGLTLGEDGATHQILEDVGMMKMLPHMTVINPCDYNQTKAATIAIADHQGPVYLRFGRPVVPNFTPADQEFKIGEGIVLNEGTDVSIFATGHLVWKAILAGKLLAEKGINAEIINIHTIKPLDARLILESARKTRCVVTAEEHQMNGGLGDSIAQLLAREEPLPLEMVAVNDSFGESGTPDQLMEKYGLNEAAIVAAVEKVIARRK, from the coding sequence ATGAAAGACTTTCCCTACACCGAATCGAAGGACACGCGTAGCGGCTTTGGTGCCGGCCTGCAGGAGCTGGGCCGCACCAACCCCAACGTAGTGGCCCTGTGCGCCGACCTGATTGGCTCGCTCAAAATGGACGCCTTTATCAAGGATAACCCCGAGCGTTTCTTCCAGGTAGGCATTGCTGAGGCCAACATGATGGGCTTGGCGGCTGGCCTCACCATTGGGGGCAAGATTCCCTTCACGGGCACCTTCGCCAACTTCAGCACGGGCCGCGTGTATGACCAGATCCGGCAGAGCATTGCGTATTCCAACAAAAATGTGAAGATCTGCGCTTCGCACGCGGGCCTCACGCTGGGTGAAGACGGCGCAACGCACCAGATTCTGGAAGACGTGGGCATGATGAAAATGCTGCCCCACATGACCGTTATCAACCCCTGCGACTACAACCAGACCAAGGCCGCTACCATTGCCATTGCCGACCACCAAGGCCCGGTATACCTGCGCTTCGGCCGCCCGGTGGTGCCCAACTTTACGCCCGCCGACCAGGAGTTTAAGATTGGCGAAGGCATTGTGCTGAACGAGGGTACCGACGTGAGCATCTTCGCCACCGGCCACTTAGTCTGGAAAGCCATTCTGGCGGGCAAGCTGCTGGCCGAAAAAGGTATCAACGCCGAAATCATCAACATCCACACCATCAAGCCGCTGGATGCACGCCTGATTCTGGAATCGGCGCGCAAAACACGCTGCGTAGTAACGGCCGAAGAGCACCAGATGAACGGTGGCCTCGGCGACTCCATTGCGCAGTTGCTGGCCCGCGAAGAGCCCCTGCCCTTGGAAATGGTGGCTGTCAACGACTCGTTCGGCGAGTCTGGCACGCCTGACCAGCTGATGGAGAAATACGGCCTCAACGAGGCCGCTATTGTGGCCGCCGTGGAGAAAGTAATAGCGCGCCGTAAGTAA
- a CDS encoding DUF2628 domain-containing protein: MNSTDHLLKIEDEYAWTFFGRSREYYLELWQLRQQGKYVHFNIAAFFFGVFWFAYRRMYFVLFLLVAVLLAEAMLEQALLGEARGQGRTILVGLVQASVLGAFGNTLYLWDAERKMRKILRRAIPKDDILALLRRAGGTSWWFVPVVLAIGGLYGWLLQWVAWQSAL, encoded by the coding sequence ATGAATAGTACCGACCATTTGCTGAAAATTGAAGATGAATACGCCTGGACATTCTTTGGCAGGAGCCGCGAGTATTACTTGGAGCTATGGCAACTGCGGCAACAAGGAAAGTACGTTCATTTTAACATAGCAGCCTTTTTCTTCGGTGTGTTCTGGTTTGCCTATCGGCGCATGTATTTTGTGCTCTTTCTGCTTGTGGCGGTGCTGCTGGCCGAAGCCATGCTGGAACAGGCCCTGCTAGGAGAGGCGCGGGGGCAGGGCAGAACTATCCTGGTAGGGCTGGTGCAGGCTTCCGTGCTCGGCGCTTTCGGCAACACGCTCTACCTCTGGGATGCCGAACGCAAAATGCGGAAGATTCTACGGCGTGCTATTCCCAAAGACGATATTCTTGCCCTTCTGCGCCGGGCCGGCGGTACCAGCTGGTGGTTTGTGCCGGTGGTGCTGGCTATCGGTGGGCTGTATGGCTGGTTGCTGCAGTGGGTGGCCTGGCAGTCTGCCCTATAA
- a CDS encoding NAD(P)/FAD-dependent oxidoreductase, translating into MLQLEQLTLNIPDTTKPRVVIIGGGFGAVNLTKNLPDEHFQVVMLSKQNYHGFWPLLYQVATAGLEPESIAEPIRKLFDDHNDFHFRFTRVNSINPAAKTVSTVIGDVRYDYLVIATGTKSNYFGNEQIKQNAFGLKHLSDAVNLRSQLLQSFEQANLTQNTEARQSLLNIVIAGAGPTGVELAGSLAEMRQHVLPRDYPGMDFREMNIYLVDGLDRVLPPMSPESSRHTHGYLEKLGVIIKLNKFVDSYDGQTVKFKDGEEIRSQTLVWAAGVAGATIEGLPSETVERGRYLVNTFNQVQGFTDIFAIGDVAVMKSDKWPKGHPQVAQPAIQQGVHLAKNLVRRLRGDEWKPFSYFDKGSLAIVGRARAVADLPGNKSLSGFIAWVAWLFVHIYYLVGFRNKLIVMANWVYRFFTYQRGTRIIIQPYVNSEDKVGQEFVRLQTVD; encoded by the coding sequence ATGCTGCAGCTGGAACAACTCACGCTCAATATCCCGGATACGACCAAACCACGCGTCGTTATCATTGGTGGGGGCTTTGGGGCGGTCAATCTGACCAAAAACCTGCCCGACGAACATTTTCAGGTGGTGATGCTCAGCAAGCAGAACTACCACGGCTTCTGGCCCTTGCTCTACCAAGTAGCCACGGCGGGTCTGGAGCCCGAATCCATTGCCGAGCCCATTCGCAAGCTCTTCGACGACCACAACGACTTTCACTTTCGCTTCACGCGGGTCAATAGCATCAATCCGGCCGCCAAAACCGTCAGCACCGTCATCGGCGACGTGCGCTACGACTACCTCGTTATTGCCACCGGTACTAAGTCCAACTATTTCGGCAACGAGCAAATCAAGCAGAACGCCTTCGGCCTCAAGCACCTCAGTGACGCCGTGAACCTACGTAGCCAGCTGTTGCAAAGCTTCGAGCAGGCCAACCTGACCCAAAACACCGAAGCCCGCCAGAGCCTGCTCAACATCGTTATTGCCGGGGCCGGGCCTACGGGCGTGGAGCTAGCTGGCTCGCTGGCCGAAATGCGCCAGCACGTGCTGCCCCGCGACTATCCGGGTATGGATTTTCGGGAGATGAACATCTATCTGGTTGACGGGCTGGACCGGGTGTTGCCGCCGATGTCGCCGGAATCGAGCCGGCACACGCACGGCTACCTGGAAAAGCTGGGTGTTATCATCAAGCTCAACAAGTTCGTGGACTCCTACGATGGGCAAACTGTCAAATTCAAGGACGGTGAGGAAATCCGGAGCCAGACGCTGGTGTGGGCCGCCGGCGTGGCTGGCGCGACTATAGAAGGCCTGCCCTCCGAAACCGTGGAGCGCGGCCGCTACCTGGTCAACACCTTCAACCAAGTGCAGGGCTTCACCGACATCTTCGCCATCGGCGACGTAGCCGTGATGAAGAGCGACAAGTGGCCTAAAGGCCACCCGCAGGTGGCGCAGCCCGCTATTCAACAGGGTGTGCATCTGGCCAAAAACCTGGTGCGCAGGCTGCGCGGCGACGAATGGAAACCGTTCAGCTACTTCGATAAGGGCTCTTTGGCCATTGTGGGCCGCGCCCGCGCCGTCGCCGATTTGCCCGGCAACAAGAGCCTGAGCGGGTTTATAGCGTGGGTGGCTTGGCTATTCGTGCACATCTACTACCTCGTGGGCTTCCGCAACAAGCTGATTGTAATGGCCAACTGGGTGTACCGCTTCTTCACGTACCAGCGCGGCACTCGCATTATCATTCAGCCCTACGTCAATTCCGAGGACAAAGTGGGGCAGGAGTTCGTGCGCCTGCAGACAGTGGATTAA
- the bcp gene encoding thioredoxin-dependent thiol peroxidase encodes MPIPQVGEQAPAFEALDQHGTTHRLQEYAGRKVALYFYPKDDTSGCTAQACDLRDNYQSLQAAGIQVLGVSIDSEKSHKKFAEKYELPFPLLVDEDKKLVEDYGVWQEKSMYGRKYMGTMRYTFLIDETGKIEKVITKVDTKNHAAQLMSL; translated from the coding sequence ATGCCCATTCCTCAAGTTGGCGAGCAGGCCCCGGCCTTCGAAGCCTTAGACCAGCACGGCACCACGCACCGCCTGCAGGAGTACGCCGGCCGCAAAGTGGCCCTGTACTTCTACCCCAAAGACGACACCAGCGGCTGCACTGCCCAGGCCTGCGACCTGCGCGACAACTACCAGAGCCTACAGGCTGCCGGCATTCAGGTGCTGGGCGTGAGCATCGACAGCGAGAAGTCGCACAAGAAGTTCGCCGAGAAATATGAGCTACCGTTTCCGCTGCTCGTGGACGAAGACAAAAAGCTGGTCGAGGACTACGGCGTATGGCAGGAAAAATCCATGTATGGCCGTAAGTACATGGGCACCATGCGCTACACCTTCCTGATTGATGAAACCGGCAAAATTGAAAAGGTGATAACGAAAGTCGACACCAAGAACCACGCCGCCCAACTGATGTCGCTGTAA
- a CDS encoding DUF5060 domain-containing protein, which translates to MRCFLLILCCFWLGNSSAWALRIAEQRLMGTAPPTRLQKLEIGLALEAGTIRNPYDPAEITVGAEFVSPGGKVYRAMGFWYQDFKRCTTCAPPPRASAQDTCYYCTTCPEDPRYLVPVPTRLPWRVRFAPTEAGRWNYRLLVRHADTTVASAPTFFTVAVATNPGFVQVHPNGRNFAFADGQIFFPLGMNVVSYSMADRYSRLPYLDVRGGITRIADNGGNFARLMMAPEQFGIEWTDGPAGRYDARQNRAYDLDALVEQAARRRVYLQVAISSVTELFDSESFGRAWQKHPYRQLLGPNASNLSFFTDSLSRQLFRQRIRYVMSRWGYSPAVFAIELMNETDLFGAGSQNNFWDRDNAGQVANWTDDMLAYARSLAPQHLYTTSFGFAYSGDYKRADGSAFFQSPELDFVQHHYYSSDLNVEHQRAFLARLAKARYPGKPYLLTEFAINNDQPCWSGSSNFTAKQYRPGVLYHDLNEMHNTLWSSTFNGSGGAALYWWANQVFSLCYGGQYHYFKPLQMFLADCPIFSEEHEPIASPCPGETGPKDGRRQTSSPGNCVPVWAAGARADNASFEPTGATTSDPRLEVFALRSSARIVGWVHNRANYWYKLPHLSGPLTDSLCRLYNDNQPSTPDSIPALVGQRVTIPNVVRPGRYRLEFFSTYPFYALGRGGKQMQGGVIAQFTTEVRATEGQLTFTVPPLRPLGTPPFAPDYGFKATWLPEPTAAPKAPLKTTPKVPARKPTAPPVRKPATRPVRR; encoded by the coding sequence ATGCGTTGCTTTTTACTTATTCTGTGCTGTTTCTGGCTGGGAAATTCTTCCGCCTGGGCGCTGCGCATAGCAGAGCAACGCCTGATGGGCACTGCCCCGCCAACCCGGCTGCAAAAGCTGGAGATAGGGCTGGCGCTGGAGGCTGGTACCATTCGCAACCCCTACGACCCGGCCGAAATTACAGTCGGGGCCGAGTTTGTGTCGCCGGGAGGCAAGGTGTATCGGGCCATGGGTTTCTGGTACCAGGATTTCAAGCGCTGCACTACCTGCGCGCCTCCGCCCCGGGCAAGTGCCCAAGACACCTGCTACTACTGCACCACCTGTCCTGAAGACCCTCGCTACCTCGTGCCCGTGCCCACCCGGCTGCCATGGCGTGTCCGGTTTGCCCCGACCGAGGCCGGCCGCTGGAACTACCGCCTGCTTGTACGCCACGCCGATACGACTGTGGCCAGTGCGCCTACTTTCTTCACGGTAGCAGTGGCTACTAATCCTGGGTTTGTGCAGGTGCATCCCAACGGCCGCAACTTCGCTTTTGCCGACGGGCAGATATTTTTTCCGTTGGGCATGAACGTGGTGAGCTACAGTATGGCCGACCGCTACAGCCGGCTACCGTACCTGGATGTGCGCGGCGGCATCACCCGCATTGCCGACAACGGGGGCAACTTTGCCCGCCTCATGATGGCACCTGAGCAGTTTGGCATTGAGTGGACTGACGGGCCCGCCGGCCGCTACGATGCTCGCCAGAACCGCGCCTACGACCTGGATGCGCTGGTAGAGCAGGCCGCCCGCCGCCGTGTATACCTGCAGGTGGCCATAAGCTCCGTTACGGAGCTATTTGATTCTGAGAGCTTCGGGCGGGCATGGCAGAAACACCCGTACCGCCAGCTGCTAGGCCCCAATGCTTCCAACCTGAGCTTCTTTACTGATTCCCTCAGCCGGCAGCTATTTCGGCAGCGCATCCGCTATGTTATGTCGCGCTGGGGCTACTCACCGGCTGTGTTTGCCATAGAGCTGATGAACGAAACCGACCTGTTCGGGGCCGGTTCGCAGAATAACTTCTGGGACCGGGACAACGCAGGGCAGGTGGCAAACTGGACCGATGACATGCTGGCCTATGCCCGCTCGCTGGCTCCGCAGCACCTCTACACCACTTCCTTCGGGTTTGCCTATAGCGGCGACTACAAGCGGGCGGATGGGAGTGCCTTCTTCCAGTCGCCGGAGCTGGATTTCGTGCAGCACCATTATTACAGTTCTGACTTGAACGTGGAGCACCAACGCGCCTTTCTGGCACGTCTGGCCAAAGCCCGCTATCCGGGAAAGCCCTATCTGCTGACCGAGTTTGCAATCAACAATGACCAGCCCTGCTGGTCGGGGTCATCCAATTTTACGGCCAAACAGTACCGGCCCGGGGTACTCTACCACGACCTGAACGAGATGCACAACACACTGTGGTCATCTACCTTCAATGGGTCGGGAGGGGCGGCACTGTATTGGTGGGCCAATCAGGTATTTAGCCTGTGCTATGGCGGGCAGTATCACTACTTCAAGCCTCTTCAGATGTTTCTGGCCGATTGCCCGATTTTCAGCGAAGAGCATGAACCCATTGCCAGTCCCTGCCCCGGCGAAACCGGCCCGAAGGACGGGCGGCGCCAGACCAGTTCCCCCGGCAATTGCGTGCCCGTGTGGGCGGCAGGCGCCAGAGCCGATAATGCTTCTTTTGAGCCCACCGGCGCTACCACCTCTGACCCGCGCTTGGAGGTATTCGCGCTGCGCAGCTCCGCGCGGATAGTGGGCTGGGTGCATAACCGCGCCAACTATTGGTACAAGCTGCCCCACCTTTCCGGTCCGCTCACCGACAGCCTCTGCCGCCTCTACAACGACAACCAGCCCAGCACCCCCGACAGCATTCCGGCGCTGGTAGGGCAGCGGGTCACCATTCCGAACGTGGTGCGGCCAGGGCGTTACCGCCTCGAGTTTTTCAGTACCTACCCATTCTATGCACTCGGCCGTGGCGGCAAGCAGATGCAGGGCGGCGTTATTGCGCAGTTCACAACGGAAGTGCGCGCCACCGAGGGGCAACTCACGTTTACAGTGCCGCCATTGCGGCCGCTCGGTACTCCACCCTTCGCCCCCGACTACGGTTTCAAAGCCACATGGCTGCCAGAGCCGACGGCTGCACCCAAAGCGCCGCTGAAGACAACGCCCAAAGTGCCAGCCAGGAAGCCCACCGCGCCCCCGGTACGTAAGCCAGCCACAAGGCCGGTGCGCCGGTAG